The DNA window CGTTATAAAACAGGTGCAAAACTTATTAAAATTGATCATCATCCAAATGATGATGCTTATGGTGACCTCGTTCATGTTGATACAACTGCTAGTTCTGCCTCTGAAATCATTTATGAACTTTACGAATATGGAAACGAACATGAAGGGTGGACAATGTCTACCAAAGCTGCACGCTTACTGTACGCAGGAATTATTGGAGACACGGGGCGATTCTTATTTCCAAGTACGACACAAAAAACGTTTGCAGTTGCAGGGGAACTGATCAAATATGATTTTGATCGCAACGCATTACATAACGGAATGTATGAGATGGACCGAAAATTATTGCATTTGCAAGGTTATATGTATCAAAATTTTAAAATGGATGAAAATGGTGCAGCACATGTGAAAATTACCAAAGACATTTTAAAAGAATTCGATGTGACGGCTTCAGATACTTCCTTATTAGTCGGCTCACTCGGTAATGTAAAAGGGATGAAAGCTTGGGTAATCTTTATTGAGGAAGAGGAAGAAATCCGCGTTCGATTGCGTTCAAAGGGACCAGTCATCAACACACTAGCAAAAGAATTTGGCGGCGGAGGACATCCAATGGCTTCAGGTGCTACAGCTTATTCATGGAAAGAAGCTGAGCGTGTCATCGCACGTCTTGCAGAAATTTGTGCAGCTGCAAACTAAGGAGGAGAATCTAGTGTCAATGGTTTATCCGCATATAAGCACGTCGGCTGATTTGCTGAAAAGCACGGTGCGCCTTGACGAACTTTTCCCGTTTTTAAAGGAACAAGGAGCAACT is part of the Planococcus sp. PAMC 21323 genome and encodes:
- a CDS encoding DHH family phosphoesterase, coding for MYSQIIDTIKQYDTIIIHRHVRPDPDAYGSQLGLKYLLEQNYPDKHILAAGTHDYNMDFLDFPDLVEDQDFTGALVIVTDTANTERVDDQRYKTGAKLIKIDHHPNDDAYGDLVHVDTTASSASEIIYELYEYGNEHEGWTMSTKAARLLYAGIIGDTGRFLFPSTTQKTFAVAGELIKYDFDRNALHNGMYEMDRKLLHLQGYMYQNFKMDENGAAHVKITKDILKEFDVTASDTSLLVGSLGNVKGMKAWVIFIEEEEEIRVRLRSKGPVINTLAKEFGGGGHPMASGATAYSWKEAERVIARLAEICAAAN